Proteins encoded by one window of Desulfovibrio ferrophilus:
- a CDS encoding NAD-binding protein: MKVLICGAGRATRALLRRMGAGWDATVVDNGPDVNEFIQEFESVSRAFSGDASSPVVLGRAGLVEHDWVLAMTSDDEVNLAVVRFAVETGIKHVVARVMFPENKAAMEEAGARTFSGIAVMAAEVMQYLRNPRVRVISVARGRGEVLEVEVGPRSGMAGSTLESLSSPDWHVAAVFRGVRMLIQTPELTVMEGDILIVVAEPDRYEAVCDLMQCVEMDFPQVYGRSILAALPEDEDGQRGVLAEALHLAQGTMIESLTLVADAEAQAVRDGVAMWSESLDIRLVSPESRPYAQVEALSQTENVGIVVVPWTEPSLLKSLTRRTPLKLAHALDCPLLIAKSTVQYKKILVPFTGSKTTELALDIALQMGARFGAQVTVVLVREPEFLHGVQEDWVPKAIALAREQARTRSMGLSEEIREGNPVLETTDMARDYDLIVLGSGAMDGAGLLNPDVGGHIVDKSPCSVLVVTS; encoded by the coding sequence ATGAAGGTCTTGATTTGTGGCGCCGGCCGGGCCACCCGGGCATTGCTCAGGCGCATGGGAGCCGGATGGGATGCCACGGTTGTGGACAATGGTCCCGATGTCAACGAGTTCATTCAGGAGTTCGAGTCTGTATCACGTGCCTTTTCCGGTGACGCCTCCAGTCCTGTCGTGCTGGGCAGGGCTGGGTTGGTCGAGCACGATTGGGTCCTGGCGATGACCAGTGATGACGAAGTGAACCTTGCCGTGGTGCGCTTTGCTGTGGAGACGGGCATCAAGCACGTGGTGGCTCGAGTCATGTTTCCGGAGAACAAGGCCGCTATGGAAGAGGCCGGAGCCAGAACCTTTTCCGGCATTGCCGTGATGGCGGCGGAAGTGATGCAGTACCTGCGCAACCCCCGGGTGCGGGTGATTTCCGTGGCAAGGGGGCGAGGGGAGGTGCTGGAGGTCGAGGTCGGCCCCCGTAGCGGTATGGCAGGGAGTACGTTGGAGAGCTTGTCTTCCCCGGATTGGCATGTGGCTGCAGTGTTTCGTGGAGTGCGCATGCTCATCCAGACCCCGGAACTAACGGTCATGGAAGGAGACATTCTGATCGTGGTGGCCGAACCCGATCGCTATGAGGCCGTGTGCGACCTCATGCAATGCGTGGAGATGGATTTTCCGCAAGTCTATGGCCGCTCCATTCTGGCTGCATTGCCCGAGGATGAGGACGGGCAGCGCGGGGTGTTGGCTGAAGCCCTGCATTTGGCTCAGGGGACCATGATTGAGAGCCTGACCCTCGTGGCGGACGCCGAGGCCCAAGCCGTGAGGGACGGGGTAGCCATGTGGTCCGAGAGTCTGGATATCCGGCTTGTGTCACCCGAGAGTCGTCCTTACGCGCAGGTTGAGGCGTTGAGTCAGACGGAAAATGTGGGGATTGTCGTCGTGCCATGGACCGAGCCTTCCCTTTTGAAAAGCCTCACCAGGCGGACACCTCTCAAACTGGCCCATGCGCTGGATTGTCCGCTGCTCATCGCCAAATCTACGGTGCAATACAAAAAAATACTGGTTCCCTTCACCGGTTCCAAGACAACGGAATTGGCCCTGGATATCGCTTTGCAGATGGGGGCTCGTTTTGGTGCACAGGTGACTGTGGTTCTGGTGCGCGAGCCCGAGTTCCTGCATGGCGTTCAGGAGGACTGGGTGCCGAAGGCCATTGCCCTAGCCCGTGAACAGGCGCGGACCCGGTCCATGGGACTGAGCGAGGAGATTCGTGAGGGAAATCCTGTGCTGGAGACAACGGACATGGCCCGGGACTATGATCTGATTGTGTTGGGGAGCGGGGCCATGGATGGCGCGGGGCTGCTGAACCCGGATGTGGGGGGGCATATCGTGGACAAGAGTCCATGCTCCGTGCTGGTGGTGACGTCATGA
- a CDS encoding FeoA family protein, which translates to MHKKRCRNRGHGHDRTLRDYPCGSRIRIKDIAGCPKDRCRLLAMGLTPGTTAEVSANACGSCCLRVRNADIVLGDDLANTVTACPLAEDEGQVA; encoded by the coding sequence ATGCATAAGAAACGCTGCCGAAACAGGGGCCACGGTCATGACCGAACCCTGCGCGACTACCCCTGTGGAAGCCGCATCCGAATCAAGGATATCGCTGGATGCCCCAAGGATCGTTGCCGCCTCTTGGCTATGGGATTGACCCCGGGCACGACGGCTGAAGTCAGCGCCAATGCCTGTGGATCATGCTGCCTGCGGGTTCGCAATGCGGACATCGTGCTGGGAGATGATCTTGCCAACACAGTCACAGCCTGCCCCCTGGCAGAAGACGAAGGACAGGTGGCCTAA
- a CDS encoding FeoA family protein — MTTTLNIRKLAVGQKAIIKSITAQGELGRRIRDMGLVPGTEIEVTGRAPLKDPVALRMKGFTLSLRNNEADHITVEPVE, encoded by the coding sequence ATGACCACGACTCTAAACATCCGCAAACTCGCTGTCGGCCAAAAGGCCATTATCAAATCAATTACAGCACAGGGCGAACTGGGTCGCCGCATCCGCGACATGGGTCTGGTGCCCGGAACCGAAATCGAGGTCACCGGACGTGCACCGCTGAAAGACCCTGTAGCCCTGCGCATGAAGGGCTTCACTTTGTCCCTGCGAAATAACGAGGCCGATCACATCACCGTTGAGCCCGTGGAGTAA
- a CDS encoding cation:proton antiporter codes for MLRAGGDVMILDQAWTLMLICLAAVILPGLSRLLRLPEVALQILFGVLLGKSVLHLEIEGHFLPFLAELGFLMLMFQAGMELDFGAMSRQSKGRMAFQGLLFGVTFALAIGAAMALDQGVFTALILTTTSLGLVVPSLKEAGIIRSDLGQSVLLAATVADFMTLFGITFYVLWMLHGMSWQLIAPLPFFILVGILLKLARLWAWWNPDKAAQALAADDAQEFGVRLSLALLFLLVALSEVVHLEPVLGAFIGGAVLAFVFRERMALETKLSGMAYGFFIPMFFIHVGMQFDVTNIATPERLAMTGVLLLVALGVKLVPGLMLRLLGYGWRESVAAGLLLASRLSLIIAAASIGLDYGLVTPEFKDSIVLLAVCTCLLGPTLFKLVMPRRSTPP; via the coding sequence ATGCTCCGTGCTGGTGGTGACGTCATGATTTTGGATCAGGCTTGGACGCTGATGCTGATCTGTCTGGCAGCTGTGATTCTTCCCGGGCTGTCCCGGCTGCTGCGTCTGCCCGAGGTAGCTTTGCAGATTCTGTTCGGAGTGCTCCTGGGCAAAAGCGTGCTGCATCTGGAGATCGAAGGCCATTTCCTGCCCTTTCTGGCTGAACTTGGATTTTTGATGTTGATGTTCCAGGCCGGGATGGAATTGGATTTCGGGGCCATGAGCCGACAAAGCAAGGGACGGATGGCCTTTCAGGGGTTGCTCTTCGGCGTGACATTTGCCTTGGCTATCGGGGCGGCAATGGCTTTGGATCAGGGCGTCTTCACCGCGCTTATTCTGACCACGACTTCACTCGGGCTAGTGGTCCCCAGCCTGAAGGAGGCGGGCATCATTCGTTCGGACCTAGGGCAATCGGTGCTGCTGGCCGCGACTGTGGCTGATTTCATGACCTTGTTCGGGATAACCTTCTATGTACTGTGGATGCTGCACGGCATGAGCTGGCAACTGATCGCGCCGTTGCCGTTTTTCATTCTGGTGGGGATACTGCTGAAGCTGGCCCGGCTCTGGGCTTGGTGGAACCCGGACAAGGCGGCTCAGGCTTTGGCTGCGGACGATGCCCAGGAATTCGGAGTGCGCTTGTCGTTGGCTCTGCTGTTTCTACTGGTGGCGCTGTCGGAGGTGGTGCATCTGGAACCGGTGCTGGGGGCCTTTATCGGCGGAGCAGTGCTGGCCTTTGTGTTCCGCGAGCGAATGGCGCTGGAGACCAAACTCTCGGGCATGGCCTATGGCTTTTTCATCCCCATGTTCTTCATCCATGTCGGCATGCAGTTCGACGTCACCAATATCGCAACACCCGAACGGCTGGCCATGACCGGAGTTTTGCTGCTGGTGGCTCTTGGGGTGAAGCTGGTGCCGGGGTTGATGCTCCGACTGTTGGGCTATGGCTGGCGAGAGTCCGTCGCCGCCGGGCTGCTGCTGGCTTCGCGTTTGTCGTTGATCATCGCCGCCGCATCCATCGGTCTGGATTACGGGCTTGTGACACCGGAGTTCAAGGATTCCATTGTGCTTTTGGCGGTCTGTACCTGTCTGTTGGGGCCGACTCTATTCAAGCTGGTGATGCCGCGTCGGTCAACCCCTCCTTGA
- the feoB gene encoding ferrous iron transport protein B gives MSKRIRIALAGNPNAGKTTLFNAITGARQHVGNYPGITVEKKEGFASSGGRELHLVDLPGTYSLTAYTQEELVARNYLIDERPEAVIGVLNASALERNMYLAVQVLEMGLPMALALNMMDEAAKQGIRIDAARLSEHLGIPVVETVARNGKGVEGLLTQTAAYAEQRAGSWEPLEISYGPDLDPVISEMVERIETEKFLTDRYPSRWLALKYLENDDEIRVVGRKTDKLAEELEAMAAKVAEHCKKTLSTYPEAIIADYRYGYITSLLRDVIVRDTDRQRIDFSDNMDRLLTHKVFGPLGMLGVLFMIYWFTFTVGDYPLGWVENFFAVVGDMVSNGLPDGLLKSLIVSGIIDGAGGVLSFVPLIMIMFLFIAFLEDSGYMARIAYMLDRVFRIFGLHGCSVMPFIVSGGIAGGCAVPGVMAARTLRSPREKLATLLTAPFMTCGAKVPVFILLISVFFPQNQALAMFCITMLGWVSALIVSRILRSTIIRGPSTPFVMELPPYRLPTLRGVMIHTWERTWQYIKKAGTVIVAISIVIWAMMTFPGLPADRLAHFESQREAIHAELAQAQPGSDLAQKLEKRLPLVDNAEGEAALRGSIAGRIGIALEGISSLAGFDWRTNIALVGGVAAKEVIVSTLGTAYSLGEVDTEATQPLAERLAKSPHWSALTAASLMIFILLYAPCFVTVVAIRQEAGGWKWALFSVVFNTGFAFAFSTLVYQGGKLIGLG, from the coding sequence ATGAGCAAACGCATTCGGATTGCTCTGGCGGGCAACCCCAACGCAGGCAAGACCACCCTCTTCAACGCCATCACCGGTGCCCGCCAGCACGTGGGCAACTATCCCGGCATTACCGTTGAGAAGAAGGAAGGCTTTGCCTCGTCCGGCGGACGGGAACTGCACCTTGTTGATCTGCCGGGGACATACTCCCTGACGGCCTACACCCAGGAAGAACTGGTCGCCCGCAATTATCTGATCGACGAGCGCCCTGAAGCTGTAATCGGCGTACTCAATGCCTCGGCTCTTGAACGCAATATGTATCTGGCCGTTCAGGTTCTGGAGATGGGCCTGCCCATGGCCCTGGCCCTGAACATGATGGATGAGGCAGCCAAACAGGGCATCCGCATAGATGCCGCGCGCCTTTCCGAGCACTTGGGTATCCCCGTGGTTGAAACCGTGGCCCGAAACGGTAAAGGCGTCGAAGGCCTCCTGACCCAGACTGCGGCCTATGCCGAGCAGCGGGCTGGCTCCTGGGAACCGCTGGAGATTTCCTACGGCCCGGACCTGGACCCCGTCATTTCCGAAATGGTCGAGCGCATCGAGACCGAAAAATTCCTGACCGACCGCTACCCCTCCCGCTGGCTGGCGCTCAAATATCTGGAAAACGACGACGAGATTCGCGTTGTGGGGCGCAAGACAGACAAGCTGGCCGAAGAGCTGGAAGCCATGGCGGCCAAGGTGGCCGAGCATTGCAAGAAGACTCTCTCCACCTATCCCGAGGCCATCATCGCTGACTATCGCTACGGGTACATCACCTCCCTGCTGCGCGACGTCATCGTGCGCGATACCGACCGCCAGCGTATCGACTTTTCCGACAACATGGATCGACTGCTGACCCACAAGGTCTTCGGCCCTCTTGGGATGTTGGGCGTCCTCTTCATGATCTACTGGTTCACCTTCACCGTGGGGGATTATCCTCTGGGCTGGGTGGAAAACTTTTTCGCCGTTGTCGGCGACATGGTCTCCAACGGCCTGCCTGACGGGCTGCTCAAGTCCTTGATCGTCTCCGGCATCATCGACGGCGCAGGCGGTGTCCTGTCCTTTGTTCCTCTCATCATGATCATGTTCCTGTTCATCGCCTTCCTGGAAGACTCGGGCTACATGGCCCGCATCGCCTACATGCTGGATCGGGTGTTCCGCATCTTCGGCCTGCACGGCTGCTCTGTGATGCCATTTATTGTCTCCGGCGGCATCGCTGGCGGCTGCGCCGTGCCCGGTGTCATGGCTGCACGCACCCTGCGCAGTCCACGCGAAAAACTGGCGACTCTGCTCACGGCACCGTTCATGACTTGCGGAGCCAAAGTCCCGGTCTTCATCCTGCTGATTTCGGTCTTCTTCCCCCAGAACCAGGCTCTTGCCATGTTCTGCATCACCATGCTGGGCTGGGTGTCGGCTCTCATCGTGTCACGCATCCTTCGTTCCACGATCATCAGGGGCCCCAGCACCCCCTTTGTCATGGAACTGCCTCCCTATCGTCTGCCCACCCTGCGCGGGGTCATGATCCATACCTGGGAACGCACCTGGCAGTATATCAAGAAGGCCGGAACAGTCATCGTTGCCATATCCATCGTCATCTGGGCCATGATGACCTTCCCGGGGTTACCCGCAGACAGACTGGCCCACTTCGAAAGCCAACGAGAAGCAATCCACGCTGAACTGGCGCAAGCTCAGCCCGGATCTGATCTGGCTCAGAAGCTGGAGAAACGCCTACCGCTGGTTGACAATGCCGAGGGCGAGGCAGCCCTGCGTGGCTCCATTGCCGGACGTATCGGCATCGCTCTGGAAGGGATATCCTCTCTGGCTGGTTTTGATTGGCGCACCAACATCGCTCTGGTGGGTGGCGTCGCGGCCAAGGAAGTCATCGTTTCCACACTGGGCACCGCCTATTCCCTGGGAGAAGTTGACACCGAGGCAACGCAGCCACTGGCTGAACGTCTGGCCAAATCCCCGCACTGGTCGGCGCTGACAGCAGCCTCGCTGATGATCTTCATCCTGCTCTACGCCCCTTGTTTCGTCACCGTCGTCGCCATTCGCCAAGAAGCAGGCGGCTGGAAATGGGCCCTGTTCAGCGTTGTCTTCAACACGGGCTTCGCCTTCGCCTTCTCGACCCTGGTCTATCAAGGCGGGAAACTTATCGGCCTGGGCTAA
- a CDS encoding PH domain-containing protein: MAAIFPVPICRKVPLSFLLFIAMVTTATVWSVRSGFLWTGICLVAVTAPLAALYWWMLHVNPSKTRIIIDDGDLLVDAPPFLKANQPMTSISRAFVANMNDEDEFRDMKKEQCMAFFGYKNGIFKTASNKDAIVVARSNKVLCLETPERWFLLGPKDLDGLIQAVGQVIPVKNA, translated from the coding sequence ATGGCTGCCATTTTTCCCGTGCCCATCTGCCGCAAGGTTCCCCTGTCTTTCCTACTCTTTATTGCCATGGTGACCACTGCCACGGTCTGGAGCGTACGCTCGGGGTTCCTCTGGACCGGCATCTGCCTCGTGGCCGTCACCGCTCCGCTGGCTGCACTCTACTGGTGGATGCTGCATGTAAACCCATCCAAAACCAGAATCATCATCGATGACGGCGACCTGCTTGTTGATGCCCCGCCTTTTTTGAAAGCCAATCAGCCCATGACCTCCATCTCCAGAGCCTTTGTGGCAAACATGAATGACGAAGATGAATTTCGGGACATGAAAAAGGAACAGTGCATGGCCTTTTTCGGATACAAGAATGGCATCTTCAAGACCGCCTCGAATAAAGACGCCATCGTGGTGGCCCGCAGCAACAAGGTGCTCTGCCTGGAAACCCCGGAGCGCTGGTTCCTGCTCGGCCCCAAGGACCTGGACGGGCTTATCCAGGCCGTAGGCCAAGTCATTCCTGTCAAGAACGCCTAG